The following are encoded in a window of Cupriavidus oxalaticus genomic DNA:
- the aat gene encoding leucyl/phenylalanyl-tRNA--protein transferase: protein MIAWLDPHDPFPPVEQALGSDSDAPGLLAASRDLSPQRLLLAYRQGIFPWYSSGQPVLWWSTDPRMVLAPHALRVSATLRKTLRRVLRDADWEIRVDDDFLAVMRACAITPRDGQDGTWITDEIIAAYGTLHRNGMAHSVESWYRGERVGGLYGVALGRMFFGESMFAHRTDASKIALAALCAFLGNHGVAMIDCQQETDHLASLGASPIPRAEFVAHVRAAAVQPAIHPWRFDKSVLERWAGTPAAPAG, encoded by the coding sequence ATGATCGCCTGGCTGGACCCGCACGACCCGTTTCCGCCGGTGGAGCAGGCGCTCGGATCCGATTCGGACGCGCCGGGCCTGCTGGCGGCGAGCCGCGACCTGTCGCCCCAACGTCTCCTGCTGGCGTATCGGCAAGGCATCTTTCCCTGGTATTCGAGCGGCCAGCCGGTGCTGTGGTGGAGCACCGACCCGCGCATGGTGCTGGCGCCGCACGCGTTGCGCGTGTCGGCGACGCTGCGCAAGACGCTGCGCCGCGTGCTGCGCGATGCGGACTGGGAAATCCGCGTCGATGACGATTTCCTGGCGGTGATGCGCGCCTGCGCCATCACGCCGCGCGATGGCCAGGACGGCACCTGGATCACCGACGAGATCATTGCCGCCTACGGCACGCTGCATCGCAACGGCATGGCGCATTCGGTCGAGAGCTGGTATCGCGGCGAGCGTGTCGGCGGTTTGTACGGGGTGGCGCTGGGCCGGATGTTCTTCGGCGAGTCGATGTTCGCGCACCGCACCGACGCCTCCAAGATTGCGCTGGCAGCGCTGTGCGCCTTCCTCGGCAACCACGGCGTGGCGATGATAGACTGCCAGCAAGAGACCGACCACCTGGCCTCGCTGGGCGCCAGCCCGATCCCCCGCGCAGAGTTCGTGGCACATGTGCGCGCGGCGGCGGTGCAGCCCGCGATCCACCCGTGGCGGTTCGACAAGTCGGTGCTGGAGCGCTGGGCCGGGACGCCAGCCGCGCCAGCCGGTTGA
- a CDS encoding NUDIX hydrolase produces the protein MKFCSNCGHAVVLRVPDGDNRPRSVCDSCGTIHYVNPRNVVGTIPVWEDKILICKRAIEPRYGFWTLPAGFMEIGETTAQAASRETLEEAGARVQVGELFSILNVPHVHQVHLFYLATLDDLDVAPGEESLEVKLVEEADVPWDELAFPTVIHTLRCFFADRAAGRLQDGSFRLHSLDIDKPMRPLTSRATVTP, from the coding sequence ATGAAATTCTGCTCGAACTGTGGCCATGCGGTCGTGTTGCGTGTGCCTGACGGCGACAACCGCCCGCGCAGTGTCTGCGACAGCTGCGGCACCATCCACTACGTCAACCCGCGCAATGTCGTGGGAACGATTCCGGTCTGGGAAGACAAGATCCTGATCTGCAAGCGCGCGATCGAGCCGCGCTATGGCTTCTGGACCCTGCCCGCCGGCTTTATGGAAATCGGCGAGACCACCGCGCAGGCCGCCTCCCGCGAAACGCTGGAAGAAGCCGGCGCCCGCGTGCAGGTGGGCGAGCTGTTCTCGATCCTGAATGTGCCGCATGTGCACCAGGTCCACCTGTTCTACCTGGCCACGCTGGACGACCTGGACGTCGCGCCGGGCGAGGAAAGCCTGGAGGTCAAGCTGGTGGAAGAAGCCGACGTGCCGTGGGACGAACTCGCGTTCCCGACCGTCATCCACACGCTGCGCTGCTTCTTTGCCGACCGCGCCGCCGGCCGGCTGCAGGACGGCAGCTTCCGGCTGCACAGCCTGGATATCGACAAGCCGATGCGCCCGCTGACCAGCCGGGCCACGGTCACGCCCTGA
- a CDS encoding RES family NAD+ phosphorylase: MSFTTWTPPAVASERRQFALTLWRAVEAQHVVSTMPLVDSLEEQAVLEAVLDAGKPAVPIEARHLHYLLFTPFRYPPSPWGSRFRAAQDPGVFYGAAEIRTACAELGYWRWRFLNDSPALPRIDARAQTLFEVRIATDGVALDAPPFDRDRDTWTDPDQHEPCQSFGRVAREAGLGMIRYTSVRDPLHGLCGAVLTPRAFAHPQPLATTTWMLTVRRDRVIWQRDDLQQRDSFEFAATLWQRTSDSPGEG, encoded by the coding sequence GTGTCGTTCACTACCTGGACGCCACCCGCGGTCGCATCTGAGCGCCGGCAGTTCGCGCTCACGCTGTGGCGGGCGGTGGAAGCCCAGCACGTTGTCTCCACCATGCCGCTGGTCGACAGCCTCGAAGAACAGGCTGTGCTGGAAGCCGTGCTCGATGCCGGCAAGCCCGCCGTGCCGATCGAGGCACGCCACCTGCACTACCTGCTGTTCACCCCCTTTCGCTATCCCCCGTCTCCCTGGGGTTCGCGCTTCCGCGCCGCCCAGGATCCCGGCGTGTTCTATGGCGCCGCCGAGATCCGCACCGCCTGCGCGGAGCTGGGCTACTGGCGCTGGCGCTTCCTCAACGACAGCCCGGCACTGCCACGCATCGACGCCCGCGCGCAGACGCTGTTCGAAGTGCGCATCGCCACCGACGGCGTGGCGCTCGACGCCCCGCCCTTCGACCGCGACCGCGACACCTGGACCGACCCGGACCAACACGAACCCTGCCAGTCCTTCGGCCGCGTCGCGCGCGAAGCCGGCCTCGGCATGATCCGCTACACCTCGGTCCGCGACCCGCTCCACGGCCTGTGCGGCGCCGTGCTGACGCCGCGCGCTTTCGCCCACCCGCAGCCACTGGCGACCACCACGTGGATGCTGACCGTGCGCCGCGACCGCGTGATCTGGCAGCGCGACGACCTGCAGCAGCGCGACAGCTTCGAGTTCGCCGCCACGCTGTGGCAGCGCACAAGCGATAGTCCGGGCGAGGGCTGA